From a single Georhizobium profundi genomic region:
- a CDS encoding acyl-CoA thioesterase, producing MTAETFKTDVTVSFGHCDPAEIVFYPNFFRWFDAAFHSFLESRGCGQKRLKHDLGTVGTGLIDVGATFRSPVTFGETLTLSLTIVEWTSRTVKITYEGHVGTRLAFTGHEVRGLFMAEEGGRLRAAPIEPFRQMLERGRG from the coding sequence ATGACCGCTGAGACTTTCAAGACCGACGTGACGGTCAGCTTTGGTCATTGCGACCCGGCGGAGATCGTTTTTTATCCCAACTTCTTCCGGTGGTTCGACGCGGCCTTCCATTCGTTTCTGGAAAGTCGCGGCTGCGGGCAAAAGCGGCTGAAGCACGACCTCGGCACCGTGGGAACAGGCCTCATCGACGTGGGCGCGACATTTCGTTCGCCGGTGACTTTCGGCGAAACGCTGACGCTGTCGCTGACGATCGTCGAGTGGACGAGCCGCACCGTGAAGATCACCTATGAAGGGCATGTCGGTACGCGCCTGGCCTTCACCGGCCATGAGGTGCGCGGGCTTTTCATGGCGGAGGAGGGCGGTCGGCTTCGCGCGGCGCCCATCGAGCCTTTCAGGCAAATGCTGGAGCGAGGCCGTGGCTGA
- a CDS encoding IclR family transcriptional regulator, protein MAESDEQGLATEATGGIQSLDAALRVLLAMGEMKGAVGLSELARACHMPASKVHRYLASFIHAGLVRQNGRSGSYDLGPRAIDLGLAALGRHDFVNSVAEGMPELTAQTGLTSLLCVWGNSGPTVVRWERAASFIVTSLGLGTTLPLLTSATGRVCLAYLPAQVTERLLEAELARATASPRIFDGHLPNRAAIATLTSDIRQRGYATVDGRFIPGLVAMAAPILDWQGQAQAVLTLIGADPSSIAEGSRALSSLKSFCAREAVPTGKPTGIA, encoded by the coding sequence GTGGCTGAGAGCGACGAGCAGGGCCTGGCGACCGAGGCGACGGGCGGCATCCAGTCGCTCGACGCGGCGCTGCGGGTCCTGCTAGCCATGGGCGAGATGAAGGGCGCGGTGGGGCTTTCGGAACTTGCCCGTGCCTGTCACATGCCGGCAAGCAAAGTGCATCGCTATCTTGCCTCTTTCATCCATGCGGGCCTCGTTCGGCAGAACGGCCGGTCGGGGAGCTACGATCTTGGGCCTCGTGCGATCGATCTGGGGTTGGCGGCCCTCGGGCGGCATGATTTCGTCAATTCGGTCGCCGAAGGCATGCCCGAATTGACGGCGCAGACGGGGCTGACCTCGCTTCTCTGCGTCTGGGGGAATTCCGGCCCGACCGTCGTGCGCTGGGAGCGGGCAGCGTCCTTCATCGTCACGTCGCTCGGGCTCGGCACGACCTTGCCTCTGCTGACATCCGCGACGGGCCGTGTTTGCCTCGCCTATCTGCCGGCTCAAGTGACCGAACGGCTGCTGGAGGCCGAACTGGCACGGGCCACGGCCAGTCCGCGGATTTTCGACGGGCATCTGCCAAATCGAGCCGCCATCGCCACGCTGACCAGTGACATTCGCCAACGGGGCTATGCAACGGTGGACGGGCGGTTCATACCGGGGCTTGTGGCGATGGCCGCACCCATCCTCGATTGGCAAGGCCAAGCGCAGGCGGTGTTGACGCTGATCGGAGCCGACCCTTCCAGCATCGCCGAAGGATCGCGGGCGTTGTCTTCCCTCAAGAGCTTTTGCGCCCGCGAGGCGGTTCCAACTGGCAAGCCGACTGGTATCGCCTAA
- a CDS encoding DUF2076 domain-containing protein, whose amino-acid sequence MDGNDKKAIEDLFARLTEVERQGMARDGEAEAFIRDQISVHPGAPYYMAQTIVVQEQALQAAQARIEALEQQQQSAPESGGFLGGLFGGGQRPSGRVPSIPRRSAAGAVPPQSAALGGRGAGGGGFLAGAAQTAMGVAGGLLLGNMIAGAFAGDEADAAEEVPADDVPADDFGGDDMGGDFGDMEF is encoded by the coding sequence ATGGACGGTAATGACAAGAAGGCAATCGAGGATCTGTTTGCCCGGCTGACCGAGGTCGAGCGGCAGGGTATGGCGCGCGACGGGGAGGCTGAGGCCTTCATCCGCGACCAGATCTCGGTTCATCCCGGTGCTCCCTACTACATGGCGCAGACCATCGTGGTGCAGGAGCAGGCCCTTCAAGCGGCTCAGGCGCGTATCGAGGCGCTGGAGCAGCAACAACAGAGCGCGCCGGAGAGTGGCGGGTTTCTCGGCGGGCTCTTTGGCGGCGGGCAGCGGCCTTCCGGCCGGGTACCCAGCATTCCGCGCCGAAGTGCAGCCGGTGCCGTGCCGCCGCAAAGTGCTGCATTGGGTGGACGGGGCGCGGGTGGCGGTGGCTTTCTTGCCGGTGCCGCGCAAACAGCGATGGGTGTCGCTGGTGGCCTGCTTCTCGGCAACATGATCGCTGGCGCCTTTGCCGGTGATGAGGCTGACGCAGCCGAAGAGGTGCCGGCCGACGATGTGCCTGCGGACGATTTCGGCGGCGACGACATGGGCGGCGATTTCGGCGACATGGAGTTCTAA
- a CDS encoding exopolysaccharide biosynthesis protein, translating into MTGPVDDPAVDEIPMDGDRRLRRRFLKRRKKKRPRFSRILEGLAGDPTRQRVSVGDIIAAMGDRAFGALMLVFALPNAIPTPPGTSAILGAPLVFLAAQMMFGRRPWLPQFIANRSMARQDFATLVGRLGPWLSRAEKLLRPRLSTLTLPPMEYLIGFVCLILSLVLVLPIPLGNMLPAIAISIFAFGVLERDGVWTIAGLIMSAISLFVAAGVVYALIKAVFYLIANALH; encoded by the coding sequence ATGACTGGTCCGGTGGACGATCCCGCGGTTGATGAAATCCCGATGGATGGCGACCGACGCTTGCGTCGGCGTTTCCTGAAACGCCGCAAGAAGAAGCGGCCGCGGTTTTCACGGATACTCGAAGGATTGGCTGGCGATCCGACGCGTCAACGCGTGTCGGTCGGCGACATCATTGCGGCTATGGGCGATCGTGCTTTCGGCGCGCTCATGCTCGTGTTCGCGCTTCCGAACGCGATCCCGACCCCGCCCGGAACATCAGCCATTCTGGGCGCTCCGTTGGTCTTTCTGGCCGCGCAGATGATGTTCGGGCGGCGGCCTTGGCTGCCGCAGTTCATCGCCAATCGCTCCATGGCACGGCAGGATTTCGCCACGCTCGTCGGGCGTCTGGGGCCGTGGCTTTCGCGTGCGGAAAAGCTGCTGCGTCCGCGCCTCAGCACGCTCACGCTGCCGCCGATGGAATACCTGATCGGCTTCGTCTGCCTGATCCTGTCGCTTGTGCTCGTGTTGCCGATCCCGCTTGGCAACATGCTGCCGGCGATCGCCATCAGCATCTTCGCCTTCGGCGTTCTCGAGCGGGACGGTGTCTGGACGATCGCAGGCCTGATCATGTCGGCCATCTCGCTCTTCGTCGCGGCGGGCGTCGTCTATGCGCTGATCAAGGCGGTGTTTTACCTCATCGCCAACGCTCTGCACTGA
- a CDS encoding LysR family transcriptional regulator: protein MHSANWDDLRFVLAVVDGGSAKAAAAALDVDHTTVLRRMSALEKHYGVKLFDRDQSGYRPTPTCHAIVEIARSVSHSVAEIEQKILGRHRRLEGRVKLTTTDTIYLCGLEDMIAEFGTLHPDIVIETHVTNSKLDIARYAADIAVRPSRAPPQWLTGRRVTGLSFALYGATTEFAKIDDPLTEQCAWVGLGEALAGSPAHGWISDNVQPERIVLRADSFALVPAMLLSGRRLGIMPCCMGDSRDGLMRIGPVRREMDTFIWVLTAQGHQSPQRVRTLCDFLARALRRRKATMEGRP, encoded by the coding sequence ATGCATTCCGCCAATTGGGACGATCTTCGGTTCGTACTTGCCGTCGTGGATGGTGGCTCTGCCAAAGCTGCCGCCGCAGCGCTGGATGTCGACCATACCACGGTGCTTCGCCGGATGAGCGCGCTGGAAAAGCACTACGGCGTCAAGCTCTTCGATCGCGATCAGTCCGGCTACCGCCCGACGCCCACTTGCCATGCTATCGTCGAGATCGCCCGCTCGGTCAGCCATTCGGTGGCGGAGATCGAGCAGAAAATCCTCGGGCGGCACCGGCGCCTGGAGGGCCGCGTCAAACTGACGACCACGGACACGATCTATCTCTGCGGCCTCGAAGACATGATTGCGGAGTTCGGGACGCTGCACCCCGATATCGTCATCGAAACGCATGTCACCAATTCCAAGCTGGATATCGCTCGCTACGCGGCCGACATTGCCGTGCGTCCTTCACGCGCCCCGCCGCAATGGCTAACAGGCCGTAGGGTAACGGGCCTGTCCTTTGCGCTTTATGGCGCCACAACGGAGTTCGCGAAGATCGATGATCCGCTTACCGAGCAGTGCGCCTGGGTGGGGCTCGGCGAGGCGCTCGCCGGCTCGCCCGCTCATGGCTGGATCAGCGACAACGTGCAGCCCGAACGCATCGTCCTTCGCGCCGACAGCTTTGCGCTCGTTCCAGCGATGCTTTTGAGCGGCCGCAGGCTCGGCATCATGCCGTGCTGCATGGGGGATAGTCGGGACGGGCTGATGCGCATCGGCCCGGTGCGGCGCGAAATGGATACGTTCATCTGGGTGCTGACGGCGCAGGGCCATCAGTCGCCCCAGCGCGTTCGCACGCTTTGCGATTTCCTTGCTCGGGCACTGCGGCGACGAAAGGCTACCATGGAGGGCCGTCCCTAA
- a CDS encoding c-type cytochrome, translated as MRKFSLALACLLICTGAASADEIEERQALMKRNGDTMKILAPMAKGEAPFDQAAAMEGFEHFVDTANRLPDLFPETSRTGGDTEASPKIWEDQAGFQAQIDAFREDAEAAVAAAPADLASFQTAFGSVAENCGDCHETYRIEKEN; from the coding sequence TTGAGGAAGTTCAGCCTGGCGCTAGCCTGCCTTCTGATCTGCACGGGAGCGGCTAGCGCCGATGAGATCGAAGAGCGTCAGGCGCTGATGAAGCGCAATGGCGACACCATGAAGATCCTGGCGCCGATGGCCAAGGGCGAGGCGCCGTTCGACCAGGCGGCGGCCATGGAGGGCTTTGAACACTTCGTCGACACCGCCAATCGTCTGCCGGATCTGTTTCCCGAAACGTCGCGAACCGGCGGCGATACGGAAGCGAGCCCGAAGATCTGGGAGGATCAGGCTGGTTTCCAAGCGCAGATCGATGCATTTCGGGAGGATGCAGAAGCGGCTGTCGCTGCCGCGCCGGCAGACCTGGCGAGCTTTCAGACCGCATTCGGCTCGGTTGCCGAAAACTGCGGCGATTGCCATGAAACCTATCGCATCGAGAAGGAAAATTGA
- a CDS encoding response regulator, translated as MSAISIAFVDDHPILLEGIVSVFSRSNELNIVAKGYTTEDALKIAETHSPDILVVDLSMPGDIFEAISRISGRQTNTKVIAFTAATGIDQAVRALDAGASGYVLKGSTADDLLNAVHAVRTGETFITQGFAGKVIAALRNASLRKAAAQAIKLSIREEQIVRLLMRGRTNREIAEQLHISEKTVKHYMTVLMQKLNVRNRLEVVIAAQKLGDVVDPGAAAASAHQTYLN; from the coding sequence ATGTCGGCGATTTCTATCGCGTTCGTCGACGATCATCCTATCCTGTTAGAGGGGATCGTCAGCGTCTTTTCACGCAGTAATGAACTGAATATCGTTGCCAAGGGCTACACCACGGAAGACGCGCTGAAGATTGCCGAAACGCACTCTCCAGATATATTGGTCGTCGACCTGAGCATGCCCGGCGATATCTTCGAAGCGATTTCGAGGATCTCGGGACGGCAGACCAACACCAAGGTCATCGCCTTCACAGCAGCCACGGGTATCGATCAAGCGGTTCGGGCGCTCGATGCCGGGGCAAGCGGCTACGTTCTCAAGGGCAGCACGGCAGACGATCTACTGAATGCCGTCCATGCGGTCCGAACGGGCGAAACATTCATCACCCAAGGCTTTGCCGGCAAGGTGATTGCAGCTCTTCGCAACGCGTCGCTTCGCAAGGCTGCGGCCCAGGCCATCAAGCTCAGCATTCGCGAAGAACAGATCGTGCGGCTTCTCATGCGGGGCCGGACCAATCGCGAGATCGCCGAGCAGCTCCACATCAGCGAAAAAACGGTCAAGCACTACATGACCGTGCTGATGCAGAAGCTGAACGTGCGCAATCGCCTCGAGGTGGTCATCGCGGCGCAGAAGCTGGGCGACGTTGTGGACCCCGGAGCTGCCGCAGCTTCGGCGCATCAGACTTATTTGAACTGA
- a CDS encoding sensor histidine kinase: MVFTLMLVLGYWANSRLENAILKSAGEFGAVYIESFLERYVQNMTPEGTLPPYVHRQIDGRMNSNVDQRQIVSVKIWNRDGIVIYSDEKANIGLKSTSDDLANAFAGRVVTSYEESQNDDADRLIEVGVPLVEIYTPLRDRDTGEIVAVGEFYQQATSLQAEIRRLETWTWLLVAVTAIPMLGLLHVLVRRGSKRIEAQDLQLRIQLQEANELAAQNARLRRSADKARVDSTRTNETLLGRIGSDLHDGPVQLLSLLILKLGARSGAFTDGQMTAQERAESDREIIALAEEIMTEIRTVSAGLSLPELEHLSLAEVVNLAVNRHENLTGTSVVTDIGTLPSSVSHPVKICAYRIVQEGLSNAVKHAGGVGQHVAAHSNAEEIELVVSDQGPGMSAHAAEGLKVATASHGLGLKGMRNRIRAFAGRLDVQSSREGGTRITAHIPQL, encoded by the coding sequence GTGGTTTTCACGCTCATGCTCGTTCTGGGCTACTGGGCAAACAGCAGGCTGGAAAACGCGATCCTGAAATCCGCCGGCGAGTTCGGCGCGGTCTATATCGAGAGCTTTCTGGAACGCTATGTGCAGAACATGACCCCTGAGGGGACCCTCCCCCCTTACGTGCACCGGCAGATTGACGGCCGAATGAACAGCAATGTCGATCAGAGGCAGATCGTCTCCGTCAAAATCTGGAACCGCGACGGCATCGTCATCTACAGCGACGAGAAGGCAAATATCGGCCTGAAATCGACGAGCGATGATCTCGCCAATGCGTTCGCCGGTCGCGTGGTTACAAGCTACGAGGAAAGCCAGAACGACGATGCTGACAGGCTCATCGAAGTCGGCGTACCGCTCGTGGAAATCTACACACCGCTGCGCGATCGCGACACCGGCGAAATCGTCGCCGTCGGCGAATTCTACCAGCAGGCGACGTCGTTGCAGGCAGAGATCAGACGCCTGGAAACCTGGACGTGGTTGCTCGTTGCCGTGACAGCCATTCCGATGCTTGGACTGCTGCATGTGCTCGTCCGGCGCGGTAGCAAGAGGATCGAGGCGCAGGATCTGCAGCTGCGTATCCAGCTTCAGGAAGCCAACGAGCTGGCCGCCCAGAATGCACGGCTGCGCCGCAGCGCCGACAAGGCGCGCGTTGACTCCACCCGCACGAACGAAACGCTGCTCGGGCGCATCGGCTCAGATCTGCATGACGGCCCGGTGCAACTGCTGAGCCTGCTCATCCTGAAGCTTGGAGCACGATCCGGTGCATTCACCGACGGGCAGATGACGGCACAAGAGCGAGCTGAAAGCGACCGCGAGATCATCGCGTTGGCCGAGGAGATCATGACCGAGATCCGCACCGTCTCGGCCGGCCTCTCTCTCCCCGAGCTTGAACATCTTTCGCTGGCAGAAGTGGTGAACCTCGCCGTCAACCGACATGAGAACCTCACCGGCACCAGTGTCGTGACCGACATCGGAACACTTCCCTCCTCGGTATCTCACCCGGTGAAGATCTGCGCCTACCGCATCGTTCAGGAGGGCCTGTCGAACGCGGTCAAACATGCGGGCGGCGTCGGCCAGCATGTGGCAGCACATTCCAACGCCGAAGAAATCGAGCTGGTGGTGTCCGATCAAGGACCCGGCATGAGTGCTCACGCAGCCGAAGGTCTCAAAGTCGCCACCGCCTCGCACGGTCTAGGCTTGAAGGGGATGCGGAACCGCATCCGCGCCTTCGCGGGCCGTCTCGATGTGCAAAGCTCACGCGAAGGCGGCACCCGTATCACGGCGCATATCCCGCAACTTTAG